The Larus michahellis chromosome 12, bLarMic1.1, whole genome shotgun sequence genome contains a region encoding:
- the VAPB gene encoding vesicle-associated membrane protein-associated protein B/C isoform X1: MAKAEQVLSLEPQHELKFKGPFTDVVTTNLKLGNPTDRNVCFKVKTTAPRRYCVRPNSGIIDAGTSINVSVMLQPFDYDPNEKSKHKFMVQSMFAPADTSDMEAVWKEAKPEELMDSKLRCVFELPAENDKPHDIEINKIVSTSATKTDSSVMSKSISSSLDDTEVKKVMEDYKRLQVEVQRLREENKQFKEEDGLRMRKAPQTNNPISASAAAVKDEGLSSRLLALVVLFFVFGVIIGKIAL; encoded by the exons GTCCTTTCACAGATGTTGTCACTACAAACCTGAAGCTGGGCAATCCTACAGACAGGAATGTGTGCTTCAAAGTTAAGACCACAGCACCACGTAGATACTGTGTAAGGCCTAACAGTGGAATTATCGATGCAGGAACATCAATTAATGTTTCTG TGATGCTACAGCCTTTTGACTATGACCCTAATGAGAAAAGTAAACACAAGTTTATGGTTCAGTCTATGTTTGCTCCAGCTGATACTTCAGATATGGAAGCAGTA TGGAAAGAAGCAAAACCGGAAGAACTCATGGATTCGAAACTTAGGTGTGTGTTTGAGCTACCAGCAGAAAATGATAAGCCT CATgacatagaaataaataaaattgtatcCACAAGTGCAACAAAGACAGATTCCTCTGTAATGTCTAAATCAATAAGTTCTTCTTTGGATGACACTGAAGTTAAGAAAGTAATGGAAGACTATAAGAGGCTTCAAGTAGAAGTTCAGAGGTTACGGGAGGAGAATAAACAGTTTAAG GAAGAAGATGGACTGCGGATGAGGAAGGCACCCCAGACAAACAACCCAATatctgcttctgcagctgctgtcaaGGACGAAGGGCTCAGCTCCAGACTACTTGCTTtggtggttttgttctttgtcttCGGTGTAATTATAGGAAAAATAGCCTTGTAG
- the VAPB gene encoding vesicle-associated membrane protein-associated protein B/C isoform X2, protein MAKAEQVLSLEPQHELKFKGPFTDVVTTNLKLGNPTDRNVCFKVKTTAPRRYCVRPNSGIIDAGTSINVSVMLQPFDYDPNEKSKHKFMVQSMFAPADTSDMEAVWKEAKPEELMDSKLRCVFELPAENDKPARFRSAQTILPDSSPTYQEEDGLRMRKAPQTNNPISASAAAVKDEGLSSRLLALVVLFFVFGVIIGKIAL, encoded by the exons GTCCTTTCACAGATGTTGTCACTACAAACCTGAAGCTGGGCAATCCTACAGACAGGAATGTGTGCTTCAAAGTTAAGACCACAGCACCACGTAGATACTGTGTAAGGCCTAACAGTGGAATTATCGATGCAGGAACATCAATTAATGTTTCTG TGATGCTACAGCCTTTTGACTATGACCCTAATGAGAAAAGTAAACACAAGTTTATGGTTCAGTCTATGTTTGCTCCAGCTGATACTTCAGATATGGAAGCAGTA TGGAAAGAAGCAAAACCGGAAGAACTCATGGATTCGAAACTTAGGTGTGTGTTTGAGCTACCAGCAGAAAATGATAAGCCT GCACGTTTCAGGTCTGCACAGACAATTTTGCCTGATTCTTCTCCTACATATCAG GAAGAAGATGGACTGCGGATGAGGAAGGCACCCCAGACAAACAACCCAATatctgcttctgcagctgctgtcaaGGACGAAGGGCTCAGCTCCAGACTACTTGCTTtggtggttttgttctttgtcttCGGTGTAATTATAGGAAAAATAGCCTTGTAG